One window of the Zea mays cultivar B73 chromosome 3, Zm-B73-REFERENCE-NAM-5.0, whole genome shotgun sequence genome contains the following:
- the LOC100281037 gene encoding F-box protein SKIP24 — protein sequence MSASDLPDELWARVLELGAASSALGFRDLCSIAIASRRLGRLSVYPALWSKLLSRDFPSQSEPSTSSASTSQPPPQRLHPKSLYKTKFERHKVRMAEARRRAVFEAEARVLASRRRLVELEESIREEGERMKTAAQELDNLERVRRASVALNVWQPQVVRGRQKQLVQQCTVPVDSRLSDLNMELKVCKQQIATYKNAYSKEKHKLNDCEEALKRAKYHPLQDSHTSGTINEPRAKRKKLK from the exons ATGTCGGCGTCGGATCTTCCCGACGAGCTGTGGGCGCGTGTCCTGGAGCTGGGAGCCGCGTCGTCCGCGCTGGGGTTCCGCGACCTCTGCTCCATTGCCATCGCGTCCCGCCGCCTCGGACGCCTCTCCGTCTACCCCGCCCTCTGGTCGAAACTCCTCTCTCGCGATTTCCCCTCCCAatccgaaccctccacgtcctcgGCCTCCacctcccagccgccgccgcaGCGGCTCCACCCCAAATCCCTTTACAAGACCAA GTTTGAGAGGCACAAGGTGAGGATGGCTGAGGCGAGGCGGCGGGCGGTGTTCGAAGCGGAGGCGCGGGTGCTAGCTTCCAGGAGGCGACTGGTGGAGCTGGAGGAGTCCATTCGGGAAGAGGGGGAGAGGATGAAGACGGCTGCGCAGGAGCTCGACAACCTCGAGAGGGTCAG GAGAGCTTCTGTGGCATTAAACGTATGGCAACCACAAGTTGTTCGTGGTCGTCAGAAGCAGTTGGTTCAGCAATGCACAGTTCCTGTTGATTCCCGTCTTAGTGATCTAAACATGGAGCTGAAAGTTTGTAAGCAACAAATAGCAACTTATAAGAATGCCTAT AGCAAGGAGAAGCACAAGCTGAATGATTGTGAGGAAGCATTGAAACGAGCAAAGTATCACCCACTGCAGGATAGTCATACAAGTGGAACTATCAATGAGCCACGTGCAAAGAGGAAGAAACTGAAATGA
- the LOC100216791 gene encoding uncharacterized protein isoform X1 — MDEPSVDFSAEGVSSRSGLCQSTCLNPGCKHDRACWEDDYVKAVISHGQDDLAVDEIGLALTEVMHAYDDDKWSSLYEDFDDGVGDEPILPLESDSTGDFVDIDSASPTFPSDDAMESSITNSFARNCSINGTPSLVSAMKGTRVKKGITTKLSVSWAPDVYDPPITSDSHTVKGHHTSSTKGNYKYKTSKSSSTTRRKKDKKHSRHSSSNGGGSKRDKKHSYRSSASSSRAITSGSQYCDAYSGGGINSRTVPESAKISPLVVAENVTPQEMVPVLKTLEPIKCTTSCGKEKPFALLSRQFSPARYKGMFTFWNQNQLAS, encoded by the exons ATGGACGAACCCTCGGTGGACTTCAGTGCTGAAGGTGTTAGTAGCAGATCAGGTCTCTGCCAAAGCACCTGTTTAAATCCTGGTTGTAAGCATGACCGTGCTTGCTGGGAAGATGATTATGTCAAGGCTGTAATATCTCATGGGCAAGATGATTTGGCGGTCGATGAAATTGGATTGGCTCTTACTGAAGTGATGCATGCATATGATGATGACAAATGGTCAAGTCTGTATGAAGATTTTGACGACGGTGTCGGCGATGAACCAATTCTTCCTCTGGAATCAGATTCAACTGGTGATTTTGTGGACATTGACTCCGCATCACCTACCTTTCCTAGTGACGATGCAATGGAATCATCAATTACCAATTCATTTGCTCGGAATTGTTCAATTAAT GGCACTCCAAGTTTAGTTTCTGCAATGAAAGGAACACGTGTGAAGAAGGGAATCACGACAAAGTTGAGCGTTTCTTGGGCCCCTGATGTATACGACCCTCCTATTACTTCTGACTCGCACACGGTGAAAGGGCACCATACGAGTTCAACTAAGGGTAACTACAAATACAAGACCTCCAAGAGCAGCAGTACCACTAGAAGGAAAAAGGACAAGAAGCATTCTAGGCACAGTAGTAGCAATGGAGGTGGCAGCAAAAGAGACAAGAAGCATTCTTACCGCAGTAGTGCCAGCAGCAGCAGAGCTATTACCAGTGGTTCTCAATATTGTGACGCATACAGTGGTGGTGGCATCAACAGCAGAACTGTTCCTGAATCTGCCAAGATATCTCCATTGGTGGTAGCTGAAAATGTCACACCGCAAGAGATGGTTCCTGTACTGAAGACACTGGAACCAATCAAATGTACTACCAGCTGCGGCAAAGAGAAGCCATTTGCCTTGCTGTCGCGCCAGTTTTCCCCTGCAAGGTACAAGGGGATGTTCACCTTTTGGAACCAAAACCAACTGGCTTCTTGA